A genomic window from Gossypium hirsutum isolate 1008001.06 chromosome D10, Gossypium_hirsutum_v2.1, whole genome shotgun sequence includes:
- the LOC107915718 gene encoding MATH domain and coiled-coil domain-containing protein At3g58270: MAVDSKFQCMDIDVKIKKFTWRIQNFSSLEVKKLYSEVFTVDGYKWRVLIFPKGNNVDHLSIYLDVADSATLPYGWTKYAQVGLGVIDQFDRETSSTKVTHHCFNARQADWGFTSFLRLTELHDPKRGYLLNDACLVEVYVCTDKTLDFISHEFIVKTDWDELKAKEADCVKAVIDNQKTPTTKPVEITPPSPTQSSSQTVAIEPEESAEEDMNTFFTSLESELSSSRIVYSKEEAKEALAKINEALNTTPVNLNDSGKFSPLKQAFMILASFDGSSTTLTIDQKNELLGLDERLKELANRAAKAVQDKDQLTAKESIKRTMTCNLESSLIRYKEVETEVKQVDQILAALREEVEEAQKRKEKMLAERKGIYRSCKEMKMELDALGKELAECEATAKVGEEEEKSVEAEWGRIKDFISSIEAKI, translated from the exons ATGGCAG TGGATAGTAAGTTTCAATGTATGGATATTGATGTAAAAATAAAGAAGTTCACATGGAGGATTCAGAATTTCTCCAGTCTTGAAGTCAAAAAGCTCTACTCTGAAGTTTTTACTGTTGATGGCTACAAATG GCGAGTTCTTATCTTCCCCAAGGGGAACAATGTGGATCATTTGTCAATTTATTTAGATGTTGCAGATTCAGCTACTTTGCCTTACGGATGGACTAAATATGCCCAAGTCGGGCTCGGAGTCATCGATCAATTTGATCGTGAAACTTCCAGTACAAAAG TCACTCACCATTGTTTCAACGCGAGGCAGGCTGATTGGGGCTTCACTTCATTCTTACGTCTTACTGAATTACACGACCCTAAAAGAGGCTATCTCCTTAATGATGCATGCTTGGTTGAAGTATACGTTTGCACTGATAAGACTCTAGATTTTATTTCCCATGAATTTATAGTCAAAACTGATTGGGATGAACTTAAGGCCAAGGAAGCTGATTGTGTTAAGGCAGTCATAGACAACCAGAAAACTCCTACAACCAAACCAGTAGAAATCACACCTCCTTCACCAACTCAGTCTTCTAGCCAGACTGTG GCCATTGAACCTGAAGAGTCTGCTGAGGAAGACATGAACACATTCTTCACTAGCTTAGAGTCCGAGCTTTCAAGCTCTAGAATTGTTTATTCTAAAGAAGAAGCAAAGGAAGCACTGGCTAAAATAAACGAAGCCTTGAATACAACCCCCGTTAATCTTAACGATTCAGGGAAGTTTTCTCCACTTAAGCAGGCATTCATGATCCTAGCTAGTTTTGATGGTTCCTCCACCACCCTTACAATTGATCAAAAGAATGAGTTGTTGGGCTTGGACGAAAGATTGAAAGAACTAGCTAACCGAGCAGCGAAAGCAGTGCAGGACAAGGATCAACTTACCGCCAAGGAATCTATCAAGCGGACGATGACTTGTAATTTGGAGAGTAGCCTAATCAGATATAAGGAGGTCGAAACAGAGGTAAAACAGGTGGATCAAATACTTGCTGCCCTCCGTGAGGAAGTTGAAGAAGCACAAAAGAGAAAGGAGAAGATGTTGGCTGAACGAAAGGGGATATACAGAAGTTGCAAGGAAATGAAAATGGAGTTGGATGCATTGGGAAAGGAATTGGCAGAGTGTGAGGCCACTGCCAAGGTTGGTGAGGAAGAAGAGAAGAGTGTTGAGGCTGAATGGGGAAGAATCAAAGATTTCATCTCTTCCATTGAAGCTAAGATTTAA
- the LOC107915717 gene encoding fasciclin-like arabinogalactan protein 17: protein MAFMFFNSLLLLLLLLLQISCSRFSLALQENSSATVRSGQINSNSVLVALLDSHYTELAELVEKALLLQTLEETVGKHNITIFAPKNEALERDLDPEFKRFLLEPGNLKSLQTLLLYHIVPARIDRHSWPKSTSALTHHFTLSNERVELSGDDSSGEKFIGSAKVISPNAVDRPDGVIHGIEQLLIPRSVQQDFNNRRSLRSISAVKPEGAPEVDPRTHRLKKPAPPVKPGAPPVLPIYDAMAPGPSLAPAPAPGPGGPHHHFNGMRQVKDFIQTLIQYGGYNEMADILVNLTSLATEMGRLVSEGYVLTVLAPNDEAMAKLTTDQLSEPGAPEQIIYYHIIPEYQTEESMYNAVRRFGKVSYDTLRLPHKVLAQEADGSVRFGHSDGSAYLFDPDIYTDGRISVQGIDGVLFPPEEKAKEEKKTIKVATVKPRRGKLLEAACRMLVAIGQDSRFTSCRQ, encoded by the exons ATGGCTTTCATGTTCTTcaactctcttcttcttcttcttcttcttcttcttcaaatctCATGTTCTAGATTCTCATTGGCATTGCAAGAGAACTCATCAGCCACGGTTCGCTCGGGTCAGATCAATTCCAACTCAGTCCTGGTGGCTTTGTTAGACTCACATTACACTGAGCTTGCCGAGTTGGTGGAGAAAGCTTTGTTGTTGCAGACCCTTGAGGAAACTGTCGGCAAACACAATATCACCATTTTCGCTCCTAAAAATGAAGCTCTTGAGCGGGATCTCGACCCTGAGTTCAAGCGGTTTTTGCTTGAACCTGGTAATCTCAAGTCCCTCCAAACTCTCTTGCTTTACCACATTGTCCCTGCTAGGATCGATCGTCATTCATGGCCCAAATCGACTTCGGCGTTAACCCATCATTTTACTTTATCAAATGAACGAGTTGAACTCTCCGGCGACGATTCCTCCGGTGAAAAATTCATTGGTTCGGCCAAAGTCATTTCCCCCAACGCTGTTGACCGTCCCGACGGTGTCATCCACGGCATCGAACAACTATTGATCCCTCGATCGGTGCAACAAGATTTCAACAATCGTAGAAGCCTTCGCTCAATCTCCGCTGTCAAACCAGAAGGAGCTCCGGAAGTTGATCCCAGAACCCACCGCTTGAAAAAACCAGCACCCCCGGTCAAGCCCGGAGCTCCACCCGTCCTCCCAATCTACGACGCAATGGCTCCAGGCCCATCGCTAGCTCCGGCACCAGCACCCGGACCCGGCGGACCTCACCATCATTTCAACGGAATGAGGCAAGTCAAAGATTTCATCCAAACTCTGATACAATACGGAGGGTACAATGAAATGGCGGACATTTTAGTGAACTTAACATCGTTAGCCACCGAAATGGGACGCCTGGTTTCCGAAGGTTACGTTTTAACCGTTTTAGCACCCAACGACGAGGCAATGGCGAAGCTAACGACGGACCAGCTGAGCGAACCTGGCGCGCCGGAGCAAATCATATATTACCATATAATCCCAGAGTACCAGACGGAGGAAAGTATGTACAATGCGGTGAGGAGATTTGGGAAAGTGTCGTACGATACATTGAGGTTGCCGCATAAAGTGTTGGCTCAAGAAGCTGATGGGTCTGTTAGATTCGGGCACAGCGATGGATCTGCGTATTTGTTCGATCCCGACATTTATACCGACGGAAGGATCTCCGTTCAGGGTATCGACGGCGTCCTTTTCCCGCCGGAAGAGAAAGctaaggaagaaaagaaaaccatCAAAGTTGCCACTGTGAAACCCAGAAGAG GGAAGTTGCTTGAAGCTGCATGCCGAATGCTTGTGGCTATTGGACAAGATTCACGTTTCACCTCTTGCCGACAATGA